CGCAAGGGTCATAACACGTTGCTAAAGATGATTTTTTCAGCACTTAACCGAACGCGGAGTGGATTAACGTTGCGCATGGGCCGCCAAACGGTATAATGCACCCGTTTTCCGCATACTACTTCTGTGCCGAAGTGGCGAAATCGGTAGACGCAGTTGATTCAAAATCAACCGCCGCAAGGTGTGCCGGTTCGAGTCCGGCCTTCGGCACCATTTAATAGTTCGAGAACGTCCGTAACAGTCCGTAAGTTACTAAAAAGAAAGCCGAAAGGCTTTTTTTTTGTCCTCAAGAGTCCGAGCACATCCGTTGCAATCCAGACCCCACAGGGGGCATAATTGGGGGCATCCCCACTTCGATTAGAAATGTGCCCCCAAAATGAAGCTCAACGCCCGCCAAGTCGAGACTGCCAAGCCAAAAGACAAAACCTATAAGATGGCGGACGGTGGCGGCCTGTATCTTGAGATCACCGCACGGGGATCTAAATACTGGCGAATGAAGTACCGCCGCCCAATCGATAAGAAAGAGGATAGGTTAGCTTTTGGCGTCTGGCCTACCGTTACCCTTGCTGATGCTCGCGCTAAACGTGATGAAGCCAAAAAGTTGCTGGTTCAGGGCATTGATCCTAAAGCCGAGCAAAAAGAAGTACAGGCAGAATCAGCGGGGGCATATACCTTTGAAACGGTCGCCCGTCAGTGGCACGCCAGTAACAAACGCTGGGGGGATTATCATCGATCGCGGGTTATCCGGTATTTGGAAATGTACATTTTCCCCGAAATCGGCGCATCGGATATCCGTAAGCTGAAAACCAGCCACCTTCTGACACCTATCAAAGCCGTGGATGCATCGGGCAAGCATGACGTCGCTCAACGGCTGCAACAGCGCATTACGGCGATTATGCGCTATGCCGTCCAGAATGATTATATAGAGTCTAACCCGGCTGGTGATATGGCTGGAGCGCTGACCACGACTAAAGCTCGTCACTATCCCGCTTTACCTTCTGTCCGGTTCCCTGAATTTCTTTCGCGTCTGGCGTCCTACCGTGGCCGATTACTTACCCGCTGTGCGGTGGAGTTAATGCTGTTGACGTTCGTCCGTTCTAGTGAACTGCGTTTCGCTCGGTGGCGCGAGTTTGATTTTGATAGCGCTGAATGGCGTATTCCCGCACAACGAGAAGAAATTGAAGGTGTGAGGTATTCCTATCGGGGCATGAAAATGAAAGAAGAGCATGTTGTGCCGCTGAGCAATCAGGCGCTTGCGGTACTGGAAAAACTGCATGCTTTGAGCGGTGACAATCCCCGGCTTTTTCCCAGCGATCACAATCCTGAAAAGGTGATGAGCGAAAATACGGTCAATAGCGCGTTGCGTACTATGGGTTATGACACCAAAACAGAAGTGTGCGGCCACGGTTTCAGAACGATGGCACGTGGTGCGCTGGGTGAGTCTGGCTTGTGGAGTGATGACGCGATAGAACGCCAGCTAAGCCACTCAGAGCGCAATAATGTGCGGGCGGCATACATTCACACCTCTGAGTATTTGGACGAACGCCGGTTGATGGTGCAATGGTGGGCGGATTATCTTGATGCGAACCGTGAGAGGTATGTTAAACCGTATGATTTTGCTAAGAACGTGTGCTAATTTTAAATATTATTCGCATGCATCCAATTGTATATTAATAAACATATTTGGTGGTTAACTAAGTTAAATGATTGGGAGGCATCCCTCCCGTTATCACATTTAACTGACTCTTGATTTTTTATATGGGCCACAACTCCAACTGAAGAAGTCTTTCCCTAATTTATACCACTTTTGATGAAGCTTTGGTGGTAAATCAGGGACGTACTTCCTCAGGCTTCCTTTATTGATATATTGTAAGGTGTTATTTAATAAGTTATCACCAAAACCTTCATAATTAAGACATGAAGGTTCGCATTCGCATTTTTTTAACTCAATACATTCGCAATTATATTTATAGTTGATTTTTTTTAGAATTGAATGCCAAAAATCCCCATGAATATTATCAAGTTCTAATGCGGTTTTAAGACTGAATCCTTTTTTATGATCAAAGTAAAATTTAACTGATTCATCTATAGAACAAATTTCTTTTAAAAAGGCTAAGGATTTCTCTTTTTTTTCCATTAAATTTAAATTGTTCAATACTTCTTCAATAGTTTCTAACGGCAATAGTGATTCAATTTCATGTACATCTAAAATCTCTACAAGCCCTGACCGATTAGTCCTTGAACCAAGAAAGTGTGCGCTTGTACCTCCATAAGGGGCCCGAGGATGATTTTTATCATTATCTACAATGCAAAAAGCGATTTCGTCATTTTTAATTGTGCGTTCAAAAATATCTTTAGTACTGCCTCCACCGCCATTAAGAGCATTAAAATTAATTGAGCAACGTGATAAATTTTCATTTCTGGCATAAAACGCCGCGATGATTTTGAAAAAATCAGAATCTAATGGGTTTTCACAAACTATTTTTGTTCTCTGTAGTTGTGATGAATCATTAAAATATAAAGGGCCACATACAAACTTGTATTTTTCCCCATGTTCTACCCATCTGAAAGATGTATCAGGAATTGTAAAGTCGACTGAAATGTAAAATGAAACTTGATTTAATATTGCATGATATTCTCTTAACCCTGATAATGCCTCAGATGCAAAATTTTTTGATGAGATACTGTAAATTCCGTTTTGCTCTTTAATAATGAAATTAAAAAAATCTCTAGATGCGATTAATAAATGTTTTCTTTCTGAAAATGAACGTAAAATATTCTCAATGGCTATTGTGAATTTGTTGTCTAATACATTCTCTTGAGTGATGTTTTCAATGTTTATAAGCATAGTTATCTACCCGAAAAAAAACCAACAGGCCAGTTTTGGAGAAAGCCATCTTCGTTAAAATACGATT
The genomic region above belongs to Pectobacterium colocasium and contains:
- a CDS encoding tyrosine-type recombinase/integrase; the protein is MKLNARQVETAKPKDKTYKMADGGGLYLEITARGSKYWRMKYRRPIDKKEDRLAFGVWPTVTLADARAKRDEAKKLLVQGIDPKAEQKEVQAESAGAYTFETVARQWHASNKRWGDYHRSRVIRYLEMYIFPEIGASDIRKLKTSHLLTPIKAVDASGKHDVAQRLQQRITAIMRYAVQNDYIESNPAGDMAGALTTTKARHYPALPSVRFPEFLSRLASYRGRLLTRCAVELMLLTFVRSSELRFARWREFDFDSAEWRIPAQREEIEGVRYSYRGMKMKEEHVVPLSNQALAVLEKLHALSGDNPRLFPSDHNPEKVMSENTVNSALRTMGYDTKTEVCGHGFRTMARGALGESGLWSDDAIERQLSHSERNNVRAAYIHTSEYLDERRLMVQWWADYLDANRERYVKPYDFAKNVC